The Asterias amurensis chromosome 21, ASM3211899v1 genome has a segment encoding these proteins:
- the LOC139952885 gene encoding MOB kinase activator 1B, with the protein MSFLFGSRSTKTFKPKKNIPEGTHQYELMKHAEATLGSGNLRLAVVLPDGEDQNEWVAVNTVDFFNQINMLYGTITEFCTAESCPVMSAGPKYEYHWADGQTVKKPIKCSAPKYIDYLMTWVQDQLDDEMIFPSKIGVSFPKNFSTIAKTILKRLFRVYAHVYHQHFSEIVKLREEAHLNTSFKHFIYFVQEFNLIESKELAPLQDLITLFNGKP; encoded by the exons ATGAGCTTTCTTTT TGGGAGTCGGTCGACGAAGACTTTCAAACCCAAAAAGAACATTCCAGAAGGAACACATCAGTATGAGTTGATGAAACATGCAGAAGCCACACTAGGCAGTGGTAACCTTAGACTGGCAGTAGTCCTACCAGATGGTGAAGACCAAAATGAATGGGTCGCTGTTAATA CGGTTGACTTCTTCAATCAAATCAACATGCTTTACGGTACCATCACAGAGTTCTGTACAGCAGAATCATGCCCCGTTATGTCGGCTGGTCCAAA ATATGAGTACCATTGGGCTGATGGGCAAACAGTCAAGAAACCCATCAAATGCTCAGCACCTAAATATATTGATTACTTAATGACGTGGGTACAAGACCAGCTGGATGACGAGATGATATTCCCATCAAAGATTG GCGTAAGTTTCCCCAAGAATTTCTCCACCATTGCCAAGACGATACTCAAGCGTCTGTTCCGGGTCTACGCCCACGTTTACCATCAGCACTTCTCAGAGATCGTCAAGCTCAGGGAAGAGGCGCATCTCAACACGTCCTTCAAACATTTCATTTACTTTGTCCAGGAATTTAACCTTATTGAGTCCAAGGAACTTGCTCCATTGCAAGATCTAATTACATTATTTAACGGCAAACCATAG